A single genomic interval of Coccidioides posadasii str. Silveira chromosome 1, complete sequence harbors:
- a CDS encoding uncharacterized protein (EggNog:ENOG410PP27~COG:S), with the protein MDCVLIKGSASLRTDLPDFEFEFIQGAIPHTEAYIELGNWSLFTTSFSQLPLYNYFIPLSPQSILRTEEEVVKLIQHEGPFDGAIGYSVGAGLIAQLMIRDFRENPWKLPHERIFRWAAFINRATPQEIFRLSDMEARVGIVDDSAPERELKGIFLRPSNIRVRKENERHPGYDPEELRRNIMALETTQLADGILFMTDGRMGGARYEAAVQGRLIDIPTLHV; encoded by the exons ATGGATTGCGTTCTAATAAAAGGATCAGCTTCTCTAAGGACCGACTTACCGGACTTCGAGTTTGAATTCATCCAAGGGGCCATTCCTCATACTGAAG CTTACATTGAACTTGGCAATTGGTCTCTTTTCACGACCTCTTTTTCACAGTTGCCATTATACAATTATTTTATCCCTCTATCGCCGCAGTCGATTTTGCGGACCGAAGAGGAGGTCGTCAAGCTAATTCAGCATGAAGGCCCTTTTGATGGTGCTATTGGGTATTCGGTTGGCGCTGGGCTCATAGCGCAGCTCATGATCCGAGATTTTCGAGAAAACCCCTGGAAACTTCCACACGAACGAATTTTTCGCTGGGCGGCCTTTATCAACAGGGCCACGCCGCAGGAAATATTCCGCCTTTCAGATATGGAGGCGAGAGTGGGCATCGTAGACGACTCCGCTCCCGAGAGAGAGTTGAAGGGGATCTTCCTTCGGCCATCAAATATCCGAGTGCGAAAAGAGAACGAAAGACACCCTGGTTATGATCCCGAAGAGCTTCGGCGGAACATAATGGCCCTGGAGACGACACAACTTGCCGATGGCATACTCTTCATGACTGACGGGCGCATGGGAGGTGCACGATACGAGGCAGCCGTTCAAGGACGTTTAATCGATATTCCAACACTGCACGTATGA
- a CDS encoding uncharacterized protein (EggNog:ENOG410QDS1~COG:U,Y~BUSCO:873at33183) produces MDQERFLQQLHIVLNPTQGNVKEATATLQKEFYNNPEALLLLIHIFTSHNNTDLKQLAAVEARSLVSKHWLKIPGEQKPQIREQLLRSTLEEQAPLVRHSGARVISAIAKLDLQDGEWADLPGWLLQAATNSSKEVRAVGMYILFTILETLGDGFQSKFTELLQLFDKTIRDPESAEVRINTLLSLSKLAMHLDADEDKQAVRAFQNIFPAMVAVLKDATDEEDEDRVMQAFEVFQTLLGCEPQLLNPHLKDLVLFMNQLAANTNLAEETRTQAISFLMQCLRYRKLKIQGMQLGEQLTLTSLQIATELGDSDDDVDEITPARSALGLLDMMAQFLPPSQVVVPLLKALGQYFSNQNPDYRRAGIMALGMCVEGAPDFISTQMKEIFPVVLQMLSDPEPKVRQATLHGVARIADDLTEDVSKQHEQLMPLLLQNLASAMQEYKGEESGVTINITKASVAAIDAVVDALEEKDIVRYQGELVPVLHKLFQHPDFKIKALSASALGSIASSAGEAFLPYFDVSMHIMQEYATLKDSEEELELRASVTDAMGEMSASAGPERYKNYVEPLMHASEEALRLDHSRLKESTYIFWGAMSKVYGEDFTPYLGGVVKGLLDCLEQEDSDLEVSLGDAARDLIGQEVTIAGHRVRVADADDDDDVIEGMEGDDDDGDWEDFSTVTPIALEKEIAIEVLGDVITHTGQSYMPYFEKTIEHILPLADHAYEGVRKSTISTLHRAYAALWQVSESSGHKQKWEPGKPFAQPPPEIKKFGEILMTATIKMWAEEDDSATVADINRNVAENLRYCGPYIIADQSTLDRVVTLVDTIITKQHPCQQDFGAGEEDQEALEELSEFDWIVIDTALDVISGLATALGPDFVGLWPMFEKTVLKYATGSESLERSTAIGVLADLITGLGEAVTPFTGTFLPLFLRRLTDEDLQTRSNTTYAVGRLVEKSTSHQEIIQAYPAILEKLEPCLSIHESRLPDNAVGCLARMILKHKDHVPLADAIPALIDALPLTTDYDENDPIYHMICQLYKWQDPIIQSHTARLIPIFQAVLQGDPGQVEDERRAELIELVSWLNKMQPGGPASFIEQLEK; encoded by the exons ATGGACCAAGAAAGATTCCTGCAGCAGCTGCACATCGTCCTGAACC CCACCCAGGGGAATGTCAAAGAAGCAACGGCTACATTGCAGAAAGAATTTTACAATAATCCCGAAgcgctcctcctcctcatccaTATATTCACCTCCCACAACAACACCGATCTAAAGCAGCTTGCTGCCGTCGAGGCACGGTCGCTAGTTTCGAAGCACTGGCTCAAGATTCCCGGCGAACAGAAACCCCAGATTCGGGAACAGTTGCTTCGTTCTACTCTCGAAGAGCAGGCACCGCTCGTCCGACATTCTGGCGCTCGTGTCATCTCGGCAATTGCGAAGCTTGATCTTCAAGATGGCGAATGGGCCGATCTCCCTGGGTGGCTCCTTCAAGCGGCCACGAACTCCTCAAAGGAAGTGCGTGCCGTCGGGATGTACATCCTGTTTACAATCTTGGAGACTCTAGGCGATGGATTCCAAAGCAAATTCACCGAACTTCTCCAGCTGTTCGATAAGACCATTCGGGATCCAGAGAGTGCGGAGGTTCGCATCAACACCCTCCTTTCTCTTAGCAAGCTTGCCATGCACCTTGATGCAGACGAAGATAAACAAGCTGTCCGAGCGTTCCAGAACATTTTCCCAGCCATGGTTGCTGTGCTGAAGGATGCGACAGACGAGGAAGACGAAGATAGAGTTATGCAGGCATTTGAAGTTTTCCAAACGTTACTCGGATGTGAACCACAGCTTTTGAACCCTCATCTAAAGGATTTGGTCCTATTTATGAACCAGTTGGCGGCGAACACCAACCTGGCCGAGGAAACAAGAACTCAGGCTATTAGTTTCCTCATGCAATGTCTCAGATATAGAAAGCTCAAGATACAGGGTATGCAACTTGGTGAACAGCTGACCCTTACGTCGCTTCAAATTGCCACCGAACTCGGTGATTCCGATGACGATGTTGACGAAATTACTCCCGCTCGGTCTGCACTGGGCCTTTTGGATATGATGGCACAATTCCTTCCACCAAGCCAAGTGGTTGTTCCTCTTCTCAAGGCTCTAGGCCAGTACTTCAGCAACCAGAACCCTGATTACCGACGCGCTGGTATCATGGCCTTGGGCATGTGCGTGGAAGGAGCTCCTGATTTTATCAGCACGCAGATGAAAGAGATCTTCCCTGTGGTTTTACAAATGCTTTCAGATCCTGAGCCAAAAGTCCGCCAAGCCACGCTTCATGGAGTTGCTCGTATTGCCGATGACCTTACCGAAGATGTTAGCAAGCAACATGAACAATTGATGCCACTGCTACTACAGAACCTGGCTAGCGCTATGCAGGAATATAAGGGAGAAGAATCTGGTGTCACCATCAACATCACCAAAGCAAGCGTTGCTGCTATCGAtgcagttgttgatgctTTAGAAGAAAAGGATATTGTCCGATATCAAGGAGAACTCGTCCCTGTATTGCACAAGCTCTTCCAACACCCAGACTTCAAGATCAAGGCTCTTTCTGCCAGCGCTCTTGGCTCGATTGCTTCTTCTGCCGGTGAGGCTTTCCTCCCATACTTCGACGTATCCATGCACATCATGCAGGAGTATGCGACCCTCAAGGACAGTGAAGAAGAGCTTGAGCTCCGCGCTAGTGTCACTGATGCAATGGGAGAAATGTCTGCTTCTGCTGGACCCGAACGGTACAAGAATTATGTCGAACCTTTGATGCACGCCAGCGAAGAAGCCTTGAGACTTGATCATTCAAGACTGAAGgagagtacatacatattttGGGGTGCCATGTCCAAGGTATATGGTGAAGATTTCACCCCATATCTTGGTGGCGTCGTCAAAGGCCTTTTGGATTGTCTAGAACAGGAAGACAGCGATCTAGAAGTCTCCCTTGGTGATGCAGCTCGAGATCTTATTGGACAGGAAGTCACCATTGCCGGCCATAGAGTCCGTGTTGCTGACgccgatgacgatgacgacgtGATCGAAGGCATGGAGggagatgatgatgatggcgaCTGGGAAGACTTTAGCACCGTCACTCCAATCGCGCTTGAAAAGGAAATCGCTATTGAAGTCCTTGGAGATGTTATCACTCACACTGGTCAATCTTACATGCCTTACTTTGAGAAGACCATTGAACACATTCTACCCCTAGCTGATCATGCATACGAAGGTGTTCGTAAGAGCACAATATCAACTCTCCACCGTGCATACGCTGCTCTGTGGCAGGTATCCGAATCGTCAGGTCATAAGCAGAAATGGGAGCCTGGAAAGCCATTTGCTCAACCTCCACctgagatcaagaaattcgGAGAAATCCTTATGACTGCCACCATCAAGATGTGGGCTGAGGAAGATGATAG TGCCACCGTCGCTGATATTAACCGCAATGTGGCCGAAAATCTTCGGTACTGTGGACCGTACATTATCGCTGACCAGTCAACTCTTGACCGAGTTGTCACACTCGTCGACACTATCATCACGAAGCAACATCCTTGTCAACAGGACTTTGGTGCGGGTGAGGAAGATCAGGAGGCCCTTGAGGAGCTGTCAGAATTCGACTGGATTGTTATCGATACCGCCCTCGATGTCATTTCTGGCCTTGCAACTGCTCTCGGCCCAGACTTTGTTGGATTGTGGCCCATGTTCGAAAAGACAGTCCTCAAATACGCAACCGGCAGCGAATCTCTTGAGAGATCAACGGCTATAGGAGTTCTTGCAGATCTTATCACCGGATTAGGCGAAGCAGTCACTCCGTTCACAGGCACCTTCCTCCCCCTGTTTTTGCGTCGCCTTACGGATGAGGATCTGCAGACCCGAAGTAATACGACCTATGCTGTTGGACGGTTGGTTGAGAAATCCACTTCTCATCAGGAAATTATTCAAGCCTATCCTGCTATACTCGAGAAGCTAGAGCCTTGCTTAAGTATTCATGAATCCCGGCTTCCAGACAACGCTGTGGGATGTCTTGCGCGAATGATCCTAAAACATAAAGACCATGTCCCGCTTGCAGATGCCATTCCTGCCTTGATCGATGCTCTCCCCCTCACGACTGATTATGACGAGAATGACCCTATTTATCATATGATTTGTCAATTAT ACAAATGGCAAGATCCAATCATCCAAAGCCACACCGCACGCCTGATTCCAATCTTCCAAGCCGTCCTCCAGGGCGACCCAGGCCAGGTGGAAGACGAGCGTCGTGCAGAACTTATCGAACTTGTCTCGTGGCTCAACAAGATGCAACCTGGGGGACCAGCGAGCTTCATTGAGCAACTTGAGAAATAG
- a CDS encoding uncharacterized protein (EggNog:ENOG410Q000) produces the protein MRETLDMINIWATKKRFLEDDLIELIKIARNEDYYSLARRVYFDHITMPLVVSPERDMYLLMLRALLETSTWYLLEYHGYQDEGRVHDLPDDDRLREEIHSKIVQETTKELLLRAEWESLNINGDERFHIFTIKGVPRAQAKRLNTTTVPTSICPKLEGPLRVEAGNARGVGRDWLRIESLAVGNGEALDTHFETSTGG, from the exons ATGAGAGAGACTCTTGATATGATAAACATCTGGGCAACCAAGAAGAGGTTTTTGGAGGATGATCTTATCGAACTGATCAAGATTGCCAGGAACGAAGATTATTACTCCCTCGCGAGAAGAGTCTATTTTGACCACATAACTATGCCCTTGGTTGTCTCTCCAGAACGAGACATGTACCTCCTGATGCTGAGAGCGCTCCTGGAAACGT CCACCTGGTATCTTTTGGAGTATCACGGGTATCAGGATGAGGGCCGCGTCCATGACTTGCCTGACGACGATCGTCTTCGGGAGGAAATCCATTCCAAGATTGTCCAAGAAACGACCAAGGAGCTGTTGCTGCGTGCTGAATGGGAGTCGCTCAATATCAATGGCGACGAGCGATTCCACATATTCACGATCAAGGGAGTCCCTCGTGCCCAGGCCAAACGGCTTAACACCACCACAGTCCCAACCTCCATCTGTCCAAAGTTGGAAGGTCCCCTGCGTGTCGAGGCCGGGAATGCTCGGGGCGTGGGCAGAGATTGGCTAAGGATAGAGAGTCTTGCAGTTGGTAACGGTGAAGCGTTGGATACTCATTTTGAGACATCGACGGGGGGTTAG
- a CDS encoding uncharacterized protein (EggNog:ENOG410PJA1~COG:Q), which yields MDAIREEDIHRMVEYHSNPKNFATRPFQIASGLTPAAQYASNAIPIPSWMHSPLFLQLASTSSTATATLRSDDADSVISVASKLGSIASIAEAVSIITDAIRSKLSKLSKLLSISVENIDGGKSVSSNGIDSLVAMEFRTWLAKVIAADIPLLEILCTMPIAGTAGLSMKVAMASKLVPEALKTEDKILQHH from the coding sequence ATGGATGCTATTCGTGAAGAAGATATCCACCGTATGGTCGAATATCATTCCAACCCGAAGAATTTTGCCACCAGACCCTTTCAAATAGCCTCAGGATTGACACCAGCAGCACAGTACGCGTCCAACGCCATACCTATACCCTCGTGGATGCATTCGCCCCTTTTCTTACAACTGGCTTCAACCAGCTCCACCGCTACGGCGACGCTGCGGAGCGACGACGCCGATTCGGTCATAAGCGTGGCATCAAAATTAGGATCCATAGCATCTATTGCTGAAGCCGTTTCCATTATTACCGACGCAATTCGCTCCAAGCTCTCCAAGCTCTCCAAGCTGCTGAGTATTTCTGTGGAAAACATTGACGGGGGGAAGAGTGTGAGCAGCAATGGCATCGACAGCCTTGTGGCCATGGAGTTTCGTACGTGGCTTGCGAAGGTTATTGCTGCGGATATACCCCTTCTAGAAATTCTATGCACGATGCCCATCGCAGGAACCGCAGGGCTGAGTATGAAGGTGGCGATGGCGAGTAAGCTAGTTCCAGAGGCTTTAAAAACAGAAGACAAAATATTGCAGCATCACTGA
- a CDS encoding uncharacterized protein (EggNog:ENOG4112RMZ~COG:I~TransMembrane:6 (i39-56o82-103i110-129o186-205i212-233o239-257i)~BUSCO:10888at33183), whose translation MAQNDLPLHGNRKPSGISAKPGCLGAVARFWYRSYAADYISLAIITAGWFIIQIFVEPFHRMFSLENGSIQFPFAVVERVPVVWAVIYAGILPLMIIGIWAAVTRSGSHFTHVTILGFLATLILTSFLTDVVKNAVGRPRPDLISRCKPEKGTPAHTLVSFNVCLETDHHILHEGWRSFPSGHSSFAFGGLGYLSLFFAGQLHVFRPRSGLARFLFSAAPLLGALMIAMSRLADYRHDVYDVTVGSLLGLFTAYFTYRRYYPSLKSIDCDTPYSRPSGGYVAVSGVNRGLGDEEQPCNSPRPEYSGAEYQMQ comes from the exons ATGGCTCAGAATGACCTTCCGCTGCACGGGAATCGAAAACCGTCAGGTATTTCTGCTAAACCGGGCTGCTTAGGCGCCGTCGCTCGCTTTTGGTACCGCTCGTATGCCGCAGATTACATTAGCTTAGCTATTATCACCGCAGGGTGGTTTATC ATCCAAATATTTGTAGAGCCATTCCACCGGATGTTCTCGTTGGAGAATGGCTCAATACAGTTTCCGTTCGCTGTCGTGGAGAGAGTCCCGGTCG TGTGGGCTGTCATCTATGCTGGCATCCTTCCTTTGATGATAATCGGGATATGGGCAGCTGTTACGCGTTCCGGTTCTCACTTTACCCATGTGACGATACTGGGATTTTTAGCGACTCTTATACTCACTTCCTTTCTGACAGACGTCGTCAAAAATGCCGTGGGCCGTCCGAGGCCAGATTTGATCTCCCGGTGTAAACCTGAAAAGGGAACACCGGCTCACACCCTGGTCTCCTTCAACGTGTGCTTGGAAACGGATCATCATATTCTACATGAAGGTTGGAGGAGCTTCCCCAGTGGTCATAGCAGCTTTGCTTTTGGCGGGCTCGGGTACCTTTCGCT ATTTTTTGCGGGGCAACTGCACGTGTTTCGACCTCGCTCTGGTCTAGCCCGTTTCCTTTTCTCTGCGGCTCCTCTGCTGGGAGCGCTGATGATTGCGATGTCGCGATTGGCGGACTATCGTCATGACGTATATGATGTCACAGTCGGGTCTCTTTTGGGACTTTTTACGGCGTATTTTACCTATCGCAGATACTATCCATCGCTGAAGTCAATTGACTGCGATACTCCCTATTCCAGACCAAGCGGTGGCTACGTAGCTGTCAGTGGTGTTAATCGGGGTCTGGGAGATGAAGAACAACCATGCAACTCCCCACGACCAGAATATTCTGGAGCCGAATATCAGATGCAGTGA
- the MED7 gene encoding Mediator of RNA polymerase II transcription subunit 7 (BUSCO:417109at4751~EggNog:ENOG410PPJC~COG:K~BUSCO:12628at33183) translates to MEEGGQQKGITAAFPPPPPFWKNFTPENLERLEKAKKEAEPQALSRKWSPEALHALKLAPELRYLVPPELPKEGSYSLFGEAQSLSTQLPSLEEQGIEQLYPSSLTNETAGPSPDHAYYLLKISKSLLLNFLELVGILSINPEQYEPKIEDIRNLFINAHHLLNLYRPHQSRESLITMMEEQLEQAKEEIREMEQTKERVEIYLRELEAEGRNVSPNDEPVQTPESGPHNTKTQTSESQADGEQVMWKLLDEVEES, encoded by the exons ATGGAAGAAGGGGGCCAGCAAAAAGGGATCACGGCTGCATttcctcctccacctccgTTTTGGAAGAACTTTACCCCCGAAAATCTAGAAAGGCTCGagaaagcaaagaaagagGCCGAACCGCAAGCTTTGAGCCGCAAATGGAGCCCTGAAGCTCTGCATGCTCTCAAACTTGCCCCGGAGCTTCGTTATCTTGTGCCACCAGAGCTCCCGAAAGAAGGCTCATACTCCCTCTTTGGCGAGGCGCAATCG CTGTCCACTCAACTACCATCGCTTGAAGAACAAGGAATTGAACAACTCTATCCGTCTAGTCTTACAAATGAAACGGCCGGTCCATCACCAGATCACGCTTATTATCTTTTgaaaatcagcaaatccCTCTTACTTAACTTCCTAGAATTGGTGGGCATCCTGTCGATTAACCCCGAACAATACGAGCCAAAGATTGAAGATATTAGGAATCTGTTTATTAACGCACACCATTTACTGAATTTGTATCGGCCTCACCAATCCCGAGAGTCACTTATTACGATGATGGAAGAGCAACTAGAGCAGGCGAAGGAGGAGATCCGAGAAATGGAGCAGACGAAGGAGCGCGTGGAGATATATCTCAGAGAGCTGGAAGCAGAGGGACGTAACGTATCGCCGAATGATGAGCCGGTCCAGACCCCGGAGTCAGGACCTCACAATACTAAAACACAGACATCAGAAAGCCAAGCAGATGGCGAACAAGTAATGTGGAAGCTCCTGGATGAAGTCGAAGAAAGCTGA